Proteins from a genomic interval of Rosa chinensis cultivar Old Blush chromosome 2, RchiOBHm-V2, whole genome shotgun sequence:
- the LOC112186970 gene encoding pentatricopeptide repeat-containing protein At1g80270, mitochondrial produces MWALRRRVSLALRKQGFSIGTSHACCANLELSITYIQDTPSFLESPQSVSYGYLPSKRLYYTTDVLSNFSIDRRSLSSQAGTKSSGEEDDLEDGFSELETPPTAEAIQVSNTNDENEDELISGPEVSDDEEDIEPSQNELELSETESDPNEKRSPRKRDVSALFKAILEFPGLSVHSALDKWVKEGNDLSRAEISLAMLNLRRRRMFGRALQLSEWLEAHKQIEFTERDYASRLDLISKIRGLQKAEKYVEMIPQSFRGEVIYRTLLANCVAANNLKKAEDIFNKMKDLEFPVTSFTCNQLLLLYKRLDKKKIADVLLFMEKENVKPTAFTYKLLIDTKGQSNDIAGMEQVYETMKTEGIEPDITVKAIMAKHYASGGLKEKAEVLLKEMEGGNLKENRWACRTLLPLYAELGQVDEVGRVWKVCVSNPRVEECLAAIEAWGKLNKIEEAEAVFDKMLKTWKRLSSRQYAVLLKVYTNHKMLAKGKDLVKHMADSNCEIGPLIWDALVKLYVETGEVEKADSILQKAAGKNQKKPMFSSYMAIMDQYSRRGDIHNSEKIFYRMRQVGYTARLRQFQSLVQAYINAKAPAYGIWERMKSDNIFPSKALLGQLTQVDPFKKTAVSDLLD; encoded by the exons ATGTGGGCTCTTCGTCGTCGTGTATCTCTTGCTCTCAG GAAGCAAGGGTTTAGCATTGGAACTTCCCATGCTTGTTGTGCTAATTTGGAGCTATCAATTACTTACATACAAGACACGCCTTCTTTCCTCGAGTCCCCTCAATCAGTGTCCTATGGATATCTGCCTTCCAAGAGATTATACTACACAACGGATGTTTTGTCAAACTTCTCTATAGATAGACGCAGCCTTTCTTCACAAGCTGGTACAAAAAGCAGTGGGGAGGAAGATGACTTGGAAGATGGGTTTTCTGAACTTGAAACGCCACCCACTGCTGAGGCAATTCAGGTGAGCAATACAAACGATGAAAATGAAGATGAGTTAATCTCTGGACCAGAAgtctctgatgatgaagaagacatTGAACCTTCTCAAAATGAGCTGGAGTTATCAGAGACAGAGAGCGATCCAAATGAGAAAAGGTCGCCAAGGAAAAGGGATGTTTCAGCACTTTTCAAAGCCATCTTAGAATTTCCGGGTTTATCTGTTCATAGTGCTCTGGATAAGTGGGTTAAAGAAGGAAATGATTTAAGCAGGGCAGAGATCTCATTGGCCATGCTAAACTTACGCAGACGTCGAATGTTTGGGAGGGCATTGCAG CTCTCAGAGTGGTTGGAAGCACATAAGCAGATCGAATTTACTGAAAGAGATTATGCATCTCGCCTGGACTTAATTTCCAAAATACGTGGCCTCCAGAAGGCAGAGAAGTATGTTGAGATGATCCCACAGTCCTTTAGAGGTGAGGTAATCTACCGAACCCTGTTGGCTAATTGCGTTGCTGCCAACAATTTGAAGAAAGCCGAGGACATTTTCAACAAAATGAAGGATCTAGAATTCCCAGTTACCTCATTTACGTGCAACCAGCTGCTCCTTCTTTACAAAAGGCTTGACAAGAAAAAAATAGCAGATGTCTTGCTTTTTATGGAGAAAGAAAATGTGAAGCCGACTGCCTTCACTTAtaaactattaatagataccaAAGGCCAATCCAATGACATAGCTGGAATGGAACAAGTTTACGAAACAATGAAAACTGAAGGCATTGAACCAGACATTACTGTAAAAGCTATCATGGCTAAGCATTATGCCTCTGGTGGACTGAAAGAAAAAGCTGAGGTTCTTTTGAAGGAGATGGAAGGCGGTAACTTAAAGGAGAACCGCTGGGCTTGCCGAACTTTGCTTCCCCTTTATGCAGAACTGGGTCAGGTTGATGAAGTGGGGAGAGTTTGGAAGGTTTGTGTGTCAAATCCTCGGGTTGAAGAATGCTTGGCTGCAATTGAAGCTTGGGGAAAGTTGAATAAAATTGAAGAAGCAGAGGCGGTTTTTGATAAGATgttgaaaacatggaagagactTTCTTCCAGGCAGTATGCTGTGCTTTTGAAGGTGTATACGAACCACAAGATGCTTGCGAAAGGCAAAGATCTTGTTAAGCATATGGCAGATAGCAATTGCGAGATTGGCCCATTAATTTGGGATGCACTTGTAAAACTCTATGTGGAAACTGGAGAGGTTGAAAAGGCTGATTCTATTTTGCAGAAGGCTGCTGGGAAGAACCAGAAGAAGCCAATGTTTAGTTCTTATATGGCTATTATGGATCAATATTCAAGGAGGGGTGATATCCATAACTCAGAAAAGATATTTTATAGGATGAGACAGGTCGGTTACACAGCTCGACTTCGTCAGTTCCAATCTCTTGTCCAGGCCTATATAAATGCCAAGGCTCCAGCCTATGGAATCTGGGAGAGAATGAAGTCAGATAATATCTTTCCCAGCAAAGCTCTGCTTGGGCAGCTGACACAAGTCGATCCATTTAAGAAGACAGCAGTGTCTGATTTGCTTGATTGA
- the LOC112186969 gene encoding pre-rRNA-processing protein TSR2 homolog, producing the protein MNYVNFLTMISVIVLIAICSFFSEPLYIDDLEEILIEAMSSLNTVIEDGSIEEVAEKIMIMHEECSDCNFKSIESLREANSRRVPTPHVKQVVDDDEDSDENDDDTDPSMNKDESSNMIVDKPEAHAVEPKTKQAVEAEDGWEVVGPRSRGKRN; encoded by the exons ATGAATTATGTGAATTTTCTTACAATGATTAGTGTTATAGTTTTGATAGCCATCTGTTCATTCTTTTCAgaacctctttatatagatgatttaGAAGAAATACTCATTGAAGCTATGAGTTCTCTCAATACTGTGATAGAGGATGGTAGCATTGAGGAG GTAGCTGAAAAAATAATGATTATGCATGAGGAATGTTCGGATTGCAATTTCAAGTCTATTGAAAGCCTAAGGGAAGCCAATAGTCGAAGAGTTCCTACTCCTCATGTTAAACAG GTTGTGGACGATGACGAAGACAGTGATGAGAACGATGATGATACTGATCCTAGCATGAATAAAGATGAGTCATCTAACATGATTGTGGACAAACCAGAGGCTCATGCAGTAGAGCCAAAGACCAAGCAGGCAGTTGAAGCAGAAGATGGTTGGGAGGTAGTCGGACCAAGAAGTAGGGGTAAAAGGAATTAA